In the Maridesulfovibrio bastinii DSM 16055 genome, one interval contains:
- a CDS encoding MarR family winged helix-turn-helix transcriptional regulator, with amino-acid sequence MRTLEDLQPLMSSLGSAFEKYISVSKSQKDFGIGEPLYPTEIHVLSAISENNGSSVTQIAKLFGTTKGAASQITAKLVAKGYLLKEKDPQKKSRLLLTPTEKGLEAHRIHMEFHMNKDKDFFEYLSGLNEEQFQTFKDFCRQLNLWMDSYLE; translated from the coding sequence ATGAGAACACTTGAAGATCTACAGCCCTTAATGAGCAGTCTCGGCAGTGCATTTGAAAAATACATTTCAGTCAGTAAAAGCCAGAAAGATTTCGGGATAGGCGAGCCGCTTTACCCGACGGAAATACATGTTCTGAGTGCCATTTCTGAAAACAATGGAAGCAGCGTTACTCAAATAGCGAAACTATTTGGAACAACCAAGGGAGCTGCATCACAGATAACGGCAAAACTTGTGGCGAAAGGTTACCTTTTAAAAGAAAAGGACCCGCAAAAAAAATCACGGCTCCTGCTGACTCCAACGGAAAAAGGTTTAGAGGCGCACAGGATACATATGGAATTTCACATGAATAAAGACAAAGATTTTTTTGAATACCTCTCCGGGCTTAATGAAGAACAATTTCAGACTTTCAAAGACTTCTGTAGACAGTTGAATCTATGGATGGATTCATATCTGGAATAA
- a CDS encoding methyltransferase: MQTPTQDINAIETMLINGLAFKTIIAAAHAKIFDTLEQPKTAAELAEDMGFKESPAKSMLNLLAANGIVEKSDDKFRNSRIASEFLVSSSKLNQLKSLELFKRFHEAISEDIIGLLKGEIETRSIIDKSWGQQDSMDGTAEHAILGAVQDTVAFITELPEFSSMKQMCDIGGNHGEFSMALLNANPGLSGEIADFPHVAETSNQRIAQRGFSERLKAFGCDLRKDSLGHEKYDLSIASHILYAFTDNMEQILKSVYDSLKPGGWFVTHHLNESGNFDPRYITGVQFVTNLSGYKTHTLNADRLAAAMKEAGFKTTKSREVGIGRTRLIVAAQKG; encoded by the coding sequence ATGCAGACTCCGACTCAGGATATTAACGCAATTGAAACCATGTTGATTAATGGTCTGGCTTTCAAAACAATAATTGCAGCTGCGCATGCTAAAATTTTTGATACCCTGGAACAGCCGAAGACAGCTGCGGAACTGGCCGAAGATATGGGCTTCAAAGAATCTCCGGCAAAATCAATGCTGAATCTTCTTGCCGCTAACGGCATAGTGGAAAAATCGGATGATAAATTCAGGAACAGCCGGATCGCATCAGAATTTCTGGTCTCAAGCTCAAAGCTGAATCAGCTCAAGTCACTTGAGCTTTTTAAAAGATTTCACGAAGCTATATCTGAAGATATTATCGGCCTCTTAAAGGGTGAAATCGAAACCAGAAGCATCATTGATAAAAGCTGGGGACAGCAGGACTCCATGGATGGAACAGCAGAGCATGCAATACTGGGTGCTGTTCAGGATACCGTTGCATTTATAACAGAGCTGCCGGAGTTCAGTTCTATGAAACAAATGTGCGATATTGGCGGCAACCACGGAGAATTCTCCATGGCACTTCTGAACGCAAATCCCGGACTGTCCGGTGAAATTGCCGATTTTCCACATGTTGCCGAGACCTCAAATCAGCGCATAGCCCAGCGGGGTTTTTCAGAGCGGCTCAAAGCATTCGGCTGCGATCTCAGAAAAGACTCACTCGGTCATGAAAAATATGATCTCAGCATTGCCTCCCATATCCTTTACGCTTTCACTGACAATATGGAGCAGATTTTAAAATCAGTTTATGATTCCCTAAAGCCCGGGGGTTGGTTTGTAACCCACCATTTAAACGAATCCGGGAATTTTGATCCCCGCTACATTACCGGAGTTCAATTTGTGACCAACCTCTCCGGCTATAAAACCCACACCCTTAATGCTGACAGACTGGCAGCGGCAATGAAAGAAGCTGGTTTTAAAACCACAAAAAGCCGCGAAGTTGGTATAGGCCGGACCCGGCTTATCGTTGCAGCTCAAAAAGGCTAA